The Sorex araneus isolate mSorAra2 chromosome X, mSorAra2.pri, whole genome shotgun sequence DNA segment ACCCGGTGGATCTTGTGGATTCTTGCTTCGATGCCGTGCTCGCCAGGGTGGTCTTGCAAATCCACTGGACTTCTTGATGCCAAGCTCTTGAGAATGGACTTGAGTGCTCTGCTGGGCCCCACTTCTGATCCAAGGACGCCCGACTAGGCCAAATCTCTTTAttgtccccctttcccaccccaagTCCCctgtccctcccactcccctgaCTAGGAGTGCTAGGAACCATCCTCAGATTCCAAGTTCAGGGGCTCCCTGCGGGTGCCAGGCTGGTGGGCGCCCCGGCCCCGAGGCAGGCGGGGGTAGGAAGCCGCTGCTGCCGGGGTCCGCCCTTTGGGGCGCTCCCAGCGGGCACTGTCCCGAGtcctgcggggtgggggacccTGCCAGGTGCCAGGTCCCCTCTCTCGGGGAGGCCCTCCTAGCCCTGGGTTCCGGGATTCTGGCCTTCGGTCCATGGGCTCCTTGAGGGACCCTTCAGGAGGGGGCAGTTCATGAGGATCACTGGTCCCTCTGGGGACACTGCATACCCGTCCCCTGGGGTGTCTCGGTTCTGGCTGTCTCCACGGGCCTCGGCTGGCCTGGGGGATCTCTGGCACGGTTTTCAGGGGCTCTCCCAACCTCAGCGGATTTGGCCCGGGCCCTGGAATCTTCTCACACACGTTCTGGGTGGCCATGGGCAGcgcagcgggcagggcgggctgggCAGTGGGCGGGGCGGCCGGTTCCACGGCGGCTGGCTCGGGCTCCGAGGGCGCGGGAGGCTGGAGTGCAGAGAGAGCAGCCGTGAAGGGGCCGTCCGGCCGGGACAGGGCCACGGCAGCAGGCACCCGCCCCTCACCTGCTGGAGGCTGATTAAGTAGCGGCTGCGCTCAGCCTCCAGGTTAATGATGCCGCCCCGCTCCTGCTGCCGCTGGTACAGCCGCTGGCGCTCCTCCTGCTGCCGCAGACTCTCGGCGCTGGGCTGGTATGGCTCCTGGGGGCCGGGAAGCAGAGGCCGGCTGGGgccttggtgggggagggggcacacacccagcggtgctcggggctcactcctggctctgggttcaaggatcgctcctggcagcacttggggggtggggatgtgggacactctatggggtgccgggggtcaaacccagtctGGCAAGCAAGCGCCCggcctgctatactatggctctgaaCTCCTGCATGGGTTTTGCCGCTCATGGTTTTTGGGGAGAACCAGGTTGGGGGTCTGTGGCTTGGTAGCCACAGGTGGAGGGTCTCACGGTCCCTTTCCAAAGGCCCTCCTGCCTGGCTTAGGGGGAGAGCCTGGCGCCAGAGCcctggttccagccccagcactgccaggagggacggCCATGCTGGGCGTGTGTCCCAGAagccaggaagggaagggaattgCCTCACCATGggctgttggggctcaggggccgctTTCAGCAAGGCGAGGTCGTACACGAGGGGCTCTCTGCACACAGGACACTGCACTCGGGCTGCCTTCTGGAAAGGAAGGTGAGGCTGAAGGGGGGAGCACGCCCACCTCGCACCCTCCCAACCTGCCCTCAGTTCccagagtcccgccaggagtgagccgcgagtgcagagtcaggagcaaggtGAAGACCCCTCCTgcatggagggccaaggttcACTCAGGGTCCCCCgtgactcccacccccaccctgagcaccgctgggtgtgggccccaggcCCAAATATAAACCAGAAGGCAGAAGAGATTGGCAAGTAAAGTGCGCGGGTCTcccagggacccccagcaccgcgTGCGCTACGAAGAGACGCCCCTTCCCTGGGCGGAGTGAGCGGGCCCGTGCGGGCGCAGGGAGACCTGTTTGGTGGCGGTGGCCGCGCAGTACTGCCGCTCCCGCTCCCGCCCCTGCAGCTCCTGCTCCATGTGCTGGATGTAGCGCGCCAGGCAGTGGCAGTGGAAGTAGTGGTAGCAGGGCGTCTTGGTGAAGGCCTCCTTCTCCTGCGGGGCGGGCTGGGGTTCACTCAGGCTCCCCgcgacccccgcccccgggccccccagagACACCCACCTGGAACCCGTAGAGGCAGATGACACACTGGCCGTGGGGGATGTTGTTCTCAGTGAGAATCTCCTTCCCTTTCTAGAGGCGGAAAGGGGCAGGGCTGAGCCGCGCCCGGAGCGCTTTCTCGGGCCCAGGCGTTTCCAAGGTGGGGGGGTCAgcacttcctcctcccccctgacCAGAGCTGCCGGGCGGCACAAGCCAACCGGTCTCCCGGCTCATGAAAGCCGCCCGTCATGTTCGGGGTCTTGGGGATACGGAAAACGAGTGGCCCGTGGAAACCCATGTCATCCCCCTCCTGCTCTGGCTCCATCCCCGCAGAGCCCCAGGGCTGTGTGCCGGCACTGCCTTCTGCAAAGTCAAGCGTGGAACTGAGTCGCAGGACGCACCTGCGCACAGCCGTCTGCCCGGCTGGAACTCTACAGGCTGCGGGGAGGCCCCATCGAGAGGGTCACGGTGGTCTGCGGCTCCCACCTAACTCCAGGCTACCTCACCTTCCTTCTCTagaacatgtcttttttttttttttgctcccaagaaggtgctcccaagcagttctcaggatcCCAAGCAATTCTCAGTCAACTGAGCCAGTGGTTCAAGGCGAGGACCCGAGGACGCTGCTcggaccctggggtgctggggacacccAGGCCACTGTGGcggtgctggggcctccaggcCATACTGATGGTGTTTAAAAGGAGCATGAGGGACAGGTGAACCCGGGCTGGGTGCATGACCGGCGCACACCTCAACTGCTGTTGCTGATTTTGCGTCAGTCATGAGGGGCTGCACCTACGCCTGGCTGTGGTGCCTGCCAAGGGTCGCCCGGGTCGTGCTCAGGAACCCTGCTGGGGGGGGGCCGTGTGTCTGACTGTGCTCCTCGAACACCTTTCCGTCCTTTAGTCGGGTGCTTAGCCCAAGGCACAACTGGTCGGGGCACCCGCACTGCACAGCTGTGTGCGTGGCCGGAAGCTGCTCGTGTgcctggggtcacagctggcagggctCCCAGGACAGCTGCTTCTGAGCACATGGCAGCAAGGGGGATCAAACTGCCCACCATTCATGTGCAGGGAGGGCGTCAGAGCTATTCGTCTGggctcacccccccaccccacccccatttcctcACACACCCAGAGCCACGGAAGTACAGGCCATGCATGCCTGACTCTCAAGGAgccacagtggggggtggggggtgttttaCTGcggccctgggcagtgctccaCATGAATGGTTTTTCTTCACTGGGGAAGACACTCAGGACAAGGCCGGTGTTTTACTGGCCTGCCCTGATGGCTTGTTTGGAGCCTTGACCTTGCAAGGCGGTGGGTCCCCTGTTGCCAGCTGCTTTTGGCAAACAGGACCAAGGGAGCGAGAAGGGTAATGAAGCTGCAGCAAGGAGAAGGCGGCTAACGGGGGAGAGGAATGGCCCCAGACGCTGGCACAGGCCACTGGGAAGAGCTTGGCCTGAAAGGACACGTCTGAAACGGAAGTGTCATCTTTCAGGGATTCATTGAGACCTTACCTAAACCTTTCCGCCGCTCAGTGGTGGACTCCAGAGATGGGCAAGACGGCAGGCCCCCGGCCTCCCTCGGGGAGCGACTGCTCTAGCttaagggaagggtgtttgcccaGGCCAGCACACCGCTTACCTCGATGAGTTCATAGAGCATGGCAGTGCCCAGGCCCGCAGTGGCCACGTGGCTCAGTGCCTGGGAGATCCTGGAGGGAGAGGGCCAAGCACATATCAGGCCCGGCAGTTCCCTCACCAGACCCCCGACCCCTTGCTCGGACCAGCCCAACTTACTTGTGGATCTGCTCATCGGAGAGTCCTCGAGGGTTCCGGATGGAGATGAGCGGCACCTCGTGGGGATACTTTGGGGAGGAAAGTTCCAGTTACCGGTCAGGCGGGGCCTGGGCCCTCCCtacccccggccctgcccggggccTGACCTGTGCCGGGACCTGGAGCAGCAGGGTGCAGCAGACGTACTGGGAGTCCTGGTCTTCGGCAGTGGCCGGGTGGAGGGTGATGGAAATCTCCCACGGCGAAGATCTGTGGGGGGCCAAGGAAGACCTGGGGTGTGACCAGGCAGGGTCTTTGGGGCCGGGGAtggtgggagcaggggaggggggccacaAAGATAGTCACGCAGGGGGAAGAAGTGAGGGCGCTTTCCAGGGGGGTAACGGAAAAGCCTTTGTCTACAGACCATTCTCTCCGAACTTAAGATCTCAACCACTCCAGAGAGATCGCATACGGAATCCCCATGTTATAAAGTGCCCCCCACCTcgagagccccctccccccaaaaaaaccctaaaccaTACATACCTGCCATTTCCTTTGACCACCCGTAGCTCATCCAGATAGATGGACTCTAACACCTCCACTTCAGAGGGAAGGACCCTAGAGACAGGGGACACCCGCTCACCATCGCAGCCTCCCTGCAAGGAAAGCCTGCAGGGCCCCAAAGCCTGGCTGGGCAGAACACTGACGCCCGGTCTGAGTCACCCCTCACCCTGGGAAAATGGGAGTGGGGCGTTTCTTAAAAGTTGCGCAGGAGGCGGCCTGAGATCAGAATGATGGGGCCGCTTCTGCCAGCGTGGCAGGACACGGGTTCCCAGAGACCAAACTGAGCGGCCAGTGAGGCGGTGCCGGGCCCACAGCCAGGTTCCCAGGCCCTGTGGGAGTGTTTCGCCACAGCCGCCCGGCCCATCTGGACAGATGCTGTCTGTTCCTTAGCAGCAGGATTCCCGGTACTGCTCCTGGCTTTCTCTAGCCCCCCGACAGCAAGAATCTCGGCGCCCTGGTGACTGTCGATAGCCTGCAAACGCCAGTTAACCGAAGGAGCCACCCAAGCCATGGACGGAGATACCAGCCTACAATGAACAAGAGGTAGAGGGTGGAAAGGGTGTGCTGCTCTGAAGGAGCCATCAGCCCACACCAGCCAGTTAAGTACTAGGTTAGGGACAGGTACCAGTCACCAGCTAAGTGATCTGAGTACTTAGCGTGGTCAGGCTGAGTTATTCTACCAAATATAGATAATAACCAAGcactattaaaacaaaacaaaacaaaacaaaacaaaagtcaacCAGCACTCACGTAAGTGATTTGAGTAGTTACTCAGTTCTGTAAGGTGATTATTCTACCAGGCTATTTTAGATATTCTCTAGggttgttgtgaggattaaaaGCAACCTGTGTAAAATAATAGTGCTTTGGCCATATGATAGTGTGTATACACattcacaaatatacacacatacagatacgtAGTTTACAGTGCCCTATTATAAATCTCACTTCTGCTTACATATACACTTCTTCCGAAAGACGACGTAGTGTGTGTTCTTTGCTGTCTGGCTGATCTACATTGACCTGTCCAGGTCAGGAcgaggggttgtgtgtgtgtgtgtgtggggggggggtgtgccctGATAGAAAAGACCACAGATCAGTCAGAGAAACAGCAGGGGTGCTGATGCTGACACTGAGGTTGTGTGCCTGGCCTGACTGCATGAAGCTACCAAGGTAGTGCACAGCAAATCCGTTTCTGCAGGTGgcccctgtgccccccccacaccccatgtgACCCCTGTGCGCGCACACGCGCTCGcccgcacgcgcgcgcacacacacacacacacacacacacacacacacacacacccatgtgaCCCAAACTCAGTATGTACCAGTGGTTCTAAAGACGTCTTGAGTGCAAAATAGACACCCCAGACTAGGAAACCGGTAACTGACATAGTCCGGCTGCTCACACTGTTACCCTCTCTGTGGCCAAGGCAGCTCCCTGTCACCTCCACAGGGCCCCTGAATAGGCTGGAAACACACCGAGAACGAAGATCAGTACTGGTGTTGCCCAAAGAGAGCAACAGGTCGCCTGGGGATGTGGCATGACTGGTGACAATGGCCTAAGGTACAGCTGGGTGCTCTGGTCATTTAAAAAAACGTAGACTGGGCTGggcggagccatagtacagaagggagggcttttgccttgcatgcggcagacctgggttcgatcctcagcaccccatacttatgtaatataataatatataataacaacCAGGCACTATTAAAACAAAATAGCACTGCCAGGcttaactcctgagtgtagagcccgaagtcactcctgagcatcgcagggtgtggcccagaaaacaacaaaaacaagaggTAGACTGGGGAGcccaatagtacggtgggtagggagcttgccttgcatgcagccgacctgggtttaatcggtagcaccccacaaggtcccgcaagccccaccaggggtgatttctgatcACTATTcgacgtggccccaaaacaggtggctgggggaggcagacacTGGGCGCTTTTCTATCTCTAAAAAGATCAAGTCTGGGCTCCTCTGCTCTACTGCCAACCAGGACGCGCAGCAGTGGAGTTCCCTGAGCCCGCGAGACCGGGAGGGGGGCTGGCCACCTCGAGGGGGGCGAGTCCTCCTTCACTGGCCAGAGCTGCGGGTGCAAGGGACGGAGGGGAGGGAGATGGCAAAGGGATGACCAAGAGAGGGGAGGGCCCTGGGACATCCGCCAGGTACCAAGAACAAAAGGTCCCACCCTGAGACCGGCCCGATTCCGACCCGGATTCCCCGCCGCTGACTCTCTCGAGCCTCGTCTACCTATACTCATGATCGGGGGCCAGCAGCTTCTCCCTCACTGTGAGGTGGGCGCCACACCCACTTCGCCACAGGCTGAGCGACTGACTCACAGCGGCCAGGGGACCCGGGCCCCCGCACGGCACAGCTCATAAACGCGGAGTCAAGGCCGCACTTGGCCTCCTTCCAAACCCCAGGGTCCTTGCAGGTTCGGCCTCTCGAGAAGGCCAGCGCCGAGGCCGAGgacagcgggggtgggggcggggggcacgggcGCGGCcgcggagggagagaggggggctgtGGGCGGGCCCCGGCGGGAACGGGAGGATCCGGAGCTGGTGACGGGGAGCGGAAGGGAGGCGAGGGGGGTCCGTGtcctccccctctcccgcccccgccctcacccccgccccgagACCCTCAGACAGTCCACTCCGCGGGGGGAACGCGCCGGCGTGCgtccaggggagagagaggagagagcccaCATACACCCCCACGGCGCTGTCCGAACCCCGGGGCCCACGCCCCTCCGCTCTCCTGCCCCCGAAGCCCCGCGGCCCGGCGCCAGCAGCTCCCTCTGGGCGAGCTGTCAGAGGCTCGGCCACCCCGCAGCGCGCCCTCcgctccgcccgcccgcccgcgaccccccgccccggggcccacccgcagccgccgccgcccccgcgtCCCGGCCCGGGGGTCGGGGCCAGCGGTCAGCGGCCAAAGCCCATGGCGCCAGTTACCAGTCCTCCTCAGCTGCAGCAGCCGACGCAGACGCCGCCATGTCTTCTCCGGCCCACAGCGGAACCGGAAATACTCCGGGGCGCTCAGGGAAGGGGGCGGGAGGAAGGCGAGCGGCGGGCGGCCGTCTCCAGGCAACCGCGGGCGCCGGGTCCTCAAGTGGGGTCCTGCCGGCGCGGAGAGGCCGAGCCAGTGCCCGAGCCAGTGTCTGCGGGCAGTGCGGCCGGCCCCGCCACTCCTGGGCATTCTCTCGGCCTCGGGGCCTCCCGCTCATCCTAGCGAGTAAGAAGCAGTTAGAAATGGGAGTCTTGAGAGAGCAGTTGTGGCGGCGGAGACGAATTTGGAGTCAGGCAAAGTATGTGGACAGCCCTGGTGGGGGGGCCCGTGGGATGAGGCTAAAGGAACCGCCCGCGTCCCTTGGCCCGGGGAGCTTGAAGCTCCTAGGCTGGGGGTGAGAGTGGGCTAAACTTTCTGGCAGTGGGGTCTGGGCGGGGATGCCGAGGATGCTGGCAGCGGTGGGAACTTGAGGGAGTCTGGAAGGGAAGGGGTCAGGGatgaagagaaagaggggggttAGCGCGGGCTGGAgtgggtgggggcgaggggtccagggaggaggctggagagtAGGGGGGAGTCCGGCGAGTGGGCGAGGCTGGGTGCGGAGGGCAGAGGGGCATAGAGTGGGATGGGGTGCGAGGTTGGGTGGAAAGGAGGCGGAGGCGCTTCCTAATTGTTCCAAGAGTTCAGCTTTTCCCCTACGTTTGAGGAATGGATTATTAAAAGAGGGGAAAAGGCAAGGCAGCTAATCCTTTTCCCTTGCCCCCAACCAGGGCCCCCAGATGTTTGGAACTGGAGCTAGAACTGTAGCCCTTCTCCATCTCTACCTCCTTCCTTCAGAGGGATCCAGAAACTTCTGTCATGGAAAAGTACCACGTGTTGGAGATGATCGGAGAAGGCTCTTTTGGGAGGGTGTACAAAGGTCGCAGGAAATACAGTGCCCAGGTGGTGAA contains these protein-coding regions:
- the RNF25 gene encoding E3 ubiquitin-protein ligase RNF25 translates to MAASASAAAAEEDWVLPSEVEVLESIYLDELRVVKGNGRSSPWEISITLHPATAEDQDSQYVCCTLLLQVPAQYPHEVPLISIRNPRGLSDEQIHKISQALSHVATAGLGTAMLYELIEKGKEILTENNIPHGQCVICLYGFQEKEAFTKTPCYHYFHCHCLARYIQHMEQELQGRERERQYCAATATKQKAARVQCPVCREPLVYDLALLKAAPEPQQPMEPYQPSAESLRQQEERQRLYQRQQERGGIINLEAERSRYLISLQQPPAPSEPEPAAVEPAAPPTAQPALPAALPMATQNVCEKIPGPGPNPLRLGEPLKTVPEIPQASRGPWRQPEPRHPRGRVCSVPRGTSDPHELPPPEGSLKEPMDRRPESRNPGLGGPPRERGPGTWQGPPPRRTRDSARWERPKGRTPAAAASYPRLPRGRGAHQPGTRREPLNLESEDGS